In Stegostoma tigrinum isolate sSteTig4 chromosome 7, sSteTig4.hap1, whole genome shotgun sequence, one genomic interval encodes:
- the LOC132209834 gene encoding probable G-protein coupled receptor 139, with protein sequence MDQNMRRSDWNVTSMDRSLSKDIWYLSTFYDQWSLSLQILYALYIIHYFYYPILAIVGVPVNVVTIFVLFYKDCGLSPCVSRYLVAMAVMDLLVIILDVIWRHIPIVYREQFYFLLYIPACNIHAVLLYAATDCSVWFTVTFTFDRFMAICCQKMKSKYCREKTAAVVLGTVTVLSCLKNIFWYFMLTDQYLLEKSPQLCYVTITVLYSRVWVTIEFLHYILTPALPFLLILLLNVFTVRHILVMSKARRRLRAHTNGDGQCDTEMQNRKKSIILLFVISANFILLWSTLMVFSLWYRMWFIGYDSMYLDYFVRELGFMLQLLSCCTNTAIYAVTQAKFRQQLNNVLKYPFTQISQLIKLIN encoded by the exons ATGGATCAGAATATGAGAAGatcagactggaatgttacaagtatggacaggagtttatccaaGGATATTTGGTATCTTTCTACATTTTATGATCAATGGTCATTATCACTGCAGATCCTATATGCACTTTACATTATTCACTATTTTTATTATCCTATCCTGGCTATTGTTGGTGTACCTG TTAACGTTGTGACGATCTTCGTCCtgttttataaagattgtggattgtctccatgtgtcagtcGTTACCTAGTGGCCATGGCAGTGatggatctactggtcattatcctcgacgtGATATGGAGACACATTCcaattgtttatcgggaacagttttatttcctgttgtacATCCCTgcgtgtaatatccacgccgtcctgctttatgcagccactgactgttctgtctggttcactgtcactttcacttttgatcgattcatggccatttgttgccagaagatgaaaagtaaatattgccgTGAGAAAACGGCAGccgtggttctgggaacagtgactgtgctgagctgtttaaaaaacattttctggtattttatgctcacagatCAATATTTGCTGGAGAAATCCCCCCAGCTTTGTTATGTAACAATAACAGTTCTTTattctcgtgtctgggtcacaatcgagttcctccattACATTCTCACCCcagctctcccatttctcctgattctgctcctgaatgttttcaccgtcagacacattttagtgatgAGCaaagcccgcaggagactccgggctcacaccaatggggatggtcagtgtgacactgaaatgcaaaatcgaaaaaaatctatcattttactgtttgtgatctcagccaactTCATCCTCTTATGGTCAACATTAATGGTGTTTTCCTTATGGTATCGGATGTGGTTTATTGGGTATGACTCTATGTATCTAGATTACTTTGTgcgggaattgggcttcatgctgcagctcctcagttgctgcacaaacactgcgaTTTATGCTGTGACCCAGGCTAAGTTCAGACAACAGCTGAacaatgtgctgaaatatccttTCACTCAAATTAGTCAATTAATCaaattgattaattaa